Sequence from the Magallana gigas chromosome 4, xbMagGiga1.1, whole genome shotgun sequence genome:
GTTTGCTTGCCAAGTTTTACCGCTCATAAAATTAACAGAGAACAGCTTTATCAGCAGTTTGGTTCTCTGACAGAGTCATCCATcgaaacagaagaacatggctacacaatGGATTCTCCCAGTGCTGAGTCCTCTCGCCCggacagaccgctcattgatgtaccatGGATAATCACAGAGATAAACACTGAGCAAAGAGATTTAAAAAGTGTGTCCTGTCTCAGTGATGAAAAGATATGGACGAGTGGTAACGAAAATATCATGAGACTCTATAACCTCCGAggggaactagtgaagtcagtccaaaccaagtcagggaaggCGCCATacgacatagcagtgacaagtaGTGGGGATCTTGTTTATACTGATAGAGATGATAGATCTGTTAACATAGTTAAGAaaacacagatacagacagtgatcagactacaggggtggaTACCTGACAGTGTCTGTAGttcctcctctggtgacctcctggttgtcatggaaagcaatgattttaataaagtaaaagTCGTACGCTACTCAGGCTCAACAGAAAAGCAATCTATTCAATTAAGTTACAAAGGAAAacctttttttactttatttggTATTTCTAATAAATACATATGCGAGAACAGAAACCAAGATATATGTGTGTCAGACAGTAAGGCCGAGTCAGTAATGGTTGTAagtcaggccgggaaactccgatttacctacactggtcctccctctactaccgAGGGATCATTTATTCCacgcggcatcacaacagacagccagggtcggatcctaaCAGCAGACGCTAACAACCAGTGTATTCACATTATAGATCaagacggacagttcctccgctacattgacaactgtcatttacagcgtccatggggtttatgtgtggattccagagacaacctctttgtggctgagaaCAACACaagtaaagtgaagaaaatccagTATAACCATTGAAAAGAAGTATGGAAAACAGTTTAAATTAACAGGTGTGCATCACATGTATTgaacatattatatatactatGAAATGATTAAACAGATGTATATATtagtatttataattatataattatttacatgtacatttgcaaatatgcttccttatatGACCCTATAGAGTAACGAAAACgctcaattctgtatgaacttttcATGACGTCGCAATGATCTTAGCACGCTCCTACCGTCTGACGGTTATGATGATGATTCTGAGGGATTTTCAATTCTCAAAGATAAACATAAGTAATCAaaaacaatgttaaaaagttcattgggatatgaacttggttggtacatgATAAAATCGGCTAAGAAGCCCTtcaggcttcacaggatttgatcacgtgaccgaCCAAGTtcatcccggtgaacttttaaacattgttgtttatttattaaatatataaactgGGATTGTGTACATATTATTGTGCTTAAAAAACATGTTtgatttcacatttttaaatttagtaTCATATACACAAGTGTTTCATGTAAATTAGCTGTATTGTAGAATATTGAATGGCATTGCATGCATGTTAACAAAATAAAGCTCACTTTATAGAGCTGGTAAGTTTTATTCAACTTATGTTATTCCACGATCATAAATTTGAACTGTTCActttaaatctatttaaattctatgaaaaaaatattgaaagtcATTGATTTTTGACggatccatatacatgtaccttgattAACAAAATTACGGATGCTGTATGGGCAATTATTTAATCATCAGATCTCTCTTAAATTTCCAGAAGTGATCTTAACTTTTATTTTGCAATATACTTGTAATAAGTAAAGTTCTTTAACATGTTAAATTTAGATTAAACTTGgaatatttttgtacatttcCATATTAGGGACCGGAGGTCAATATATTGGTCTTAAAACCATGACAATCCTGTCCTcttcattcattttcaaaatatgtgtTTTGATCGCAAAAATGGTAAAGAAAACTGTAGTTAATGTTATAGGTGGGTTCAACTTAGACTATTTTCTAATATgtctagattttttaaaaaaaaaaacggtaaAATGCtacaatttaaaagatatattttattgcGTTTTAACTGGATTAAAGAATAATAAATGCAAGTAAAAGTAAAtagattgtaaaataaatttttacttaaaattcATAGGCACAATTGTATTCCTGTACCTACATGTACTACATCAACAGGGAAAGTACGTCCCTTATACAACATTCAAACATGTTCAAATGCTTAAAATAGGCTTCATGCTGATATGATAATTACATAGTAATACATGACGTCTCTAAGACCAAAGCAAAAGCTAGAGCTTACTGTGataaatgacccccccccctcttccaCCCATATATACACAAAATCAGCTCTTTTGGGATGTTACAACttgtttcaattttgaaatgGCAATATACAACCAGACAAAAACAACACATTATCAAATAACAAATCAATGAATCTTCTAACAAATATACActgtaaatagaaaaaatattcaaaattaatgcaaaaaggaaaaaagagtCCATCTTTATAATAACACATAAGAATGGCTCAATGTTTTGGTTTTTCAACTcctattggggttttttttcttgtgagGATGGTAAACGGAggcatgtatacatgtatttacataataCTTAATCCATAAGAATTGcttcatgttttgttttgtaatctTAAGCTGTAACAGTTTTTACCCTGTTAATCCAGTTACACAGTGTATTTTACAGAGGCAGTTTTATACACAATACTTTACACAAGGGGCGGTCTATAGAATACAAAATACAGGGGCAGTTTACAAAATACCACAGGGGCACATTAAAAAATGTCACCGGTTCATACGCGGGCGGTTTGCAGAATACAGGGTCGGTTTAAAGAATACTACATCCACAGCAACATGTCTGGGGATAGTTGGGAGCGTAGCAATGGTGTTCGAATCCGTAAACGTAGAAGTCCGACTCGGTGTTCTTCCACTTGTATAAACACTGAGTGACGGGAACAATCCGAACTTTGTGCCTCTGAAATAAAAACCCAGTGATATTCAggttaaagtaaaaaaaaatttttaataaaacactGGTGATAACAACCATACATATAcagtatttgataaataaacattattGCTGTGAGGTCATATATCACTATAAAgccatcaaaaattaatttattggtTCCCAAGCCCTCGTGCATCTGATTAAACATTGtgcattaattttaatttccatttttatcatttaatgaataaaataaaatttctctagTGCGCTTACGAATTCTGGAGAAAACAATTCGGATCAAAGACCACATTTTAGATACTCAAGTCACTAAAATACTTGACTttgaaaaaaacattacaaacaTCGTGCCGATTCAGACTAAATTTTAACAAACTGCAAATGGCTGCCAAATCTATTTAAAAGACGCTGTGTTCTAGTTATTATTGCAACAGCAATGATTTAAGTTTCTTTTTGAGGAAGAATGTCATAAAACTCCAAATGCAAGTCGAAGGAGAGTTCCTGCAGTTCACATCATactaaaacaatgaaatgctatAACATGGGGCTTTCTCAGCCTTGGAGCTGTGGTGTTTCCTGAAGAACTTGAGGATTtgcttatttcatttaaattgagCTAATAATAAATCTAAGACTGATACATTCAATGCACAGGAACTATTTAATAGCTTTAAAACATTGCCTTTTCTGGATTTTGATCAGAATTGCACCTTGTTAAAATATAAGGAAATATCCAGCATcccttttttataaaattaatgaaaaatataccaACCCTGGCCGcatctgtttttgaaaatattggccTGAGAACCAAGTGATAAATTGTTTATGGCTTAAAACCATGAAAATTTACCTGCATGAGGATGCGCTCCGTGGGAAATTGGTGATTCTGGATCAGACGCACAGATGCCTCATTGATTTCTCTCTCATGAAAGTGATTGATTGGCCAAACCTAAGGAATAATCACAGCATGTCGCTTATCTACACCAACTTGGGTTTCAAAAGTAATAATGGGCATTAATTTGTGTGGATTTAGTAAAACTTACAATacataaatcattattttgtaatattttgagTTTAATAATTATGGATATTACAACTATGATCAAGGCAgcaaaattagaaataacagaCGATGTCAGAGAAACAAAACATTGAGCTTTGTTGGCAAAACATGGATACTGGAACAGCAgcctgttaaaatatctacccTCTGGTTGCTCTCTTCGAATGCAATCTGTCCGGACACGTTCCGGATGAGATGGTCCGGCAGAGGTGTCCGCTCCACGATGTGATCGTTGACGTGGTTCTTCCTGTAACAGCCAGAAATCAAAAGACTTCAACAGAAGTCAACAGTATGTACAcacatacatgcatataatatGTTCATCATACAACTTCAAGTTCAACTAAGGCACATTTTCAATGACTTTCTGCGTCTCTTTTTTTAATACCCGGTAAAaggttgatttaattttttgtgttaAAACACCTCAAATTAACACAATAAAGGACTTGAGCATAAAGCAGCTGCTATTGTAtataagtacattgtatatctaACTCATTGATTACCAGTTATAACTGTTATTATTACCAGGTAACTGTTAGTTTGATGTAGCACTTCAGGTTTCTATGTCCAGCACATGTTTTACACACCACCATACCATGGCCATGGCATGTGTAACacctaaaaaaaagaaacatggaGGAACTTACTtgtaaaaaactttaaaaaaaaaaacaaaaacaagagatTCGGGTGCTACATCAGAACCAGCTGTTTTACGAAAACGGGAATTTGCCATCTCCAATTGGAAGCGACATTCCAGGCTCaatttaaaatagataaattataaACTCATTAATACtgcttaaaatataattttactgCACATTTTAATAATCACACTGATTAACAATAGTGTTGTTAACCTATTTTCAAGTGAGATTTTTCAGAAGTGCACAAAATCAAAACTTATCATAAcagttcaataaaatatgttcaacagCCTGTTTATTGGATGTAAGGACCCATAAAAGCAAAAATAGTGAGCAgtttaatcattattttgttaACTAGTTGCGAGTGAAACATTTGTTTCAActcatatttaaaattgagcCAAGAATGCCTCTTCCAGAAGGAGACGGCAAATTTCCAGTTTACGTAATGGTGCCGATTCCGACATTTTCCAggcaagtaaaatatcaaagtcataaaaaagccaggaaaacatCAGATATTACTGACAACAAACCATGTAACAAATGCATATCTTACTACAGGTAACTGTCTTTGTAGATATAGCACATAGAATGGTAAATAAACAACATTATTACCTAATGAAAGGGTTTTTGGTGTTATATTACAGATTTAATATTTTcgtctattttgtatgtgtataCAGGTTTGAAAGTGATCaattgaactgccggtcaatagactgcgatcaaTTGGGCCAccagtcaatagactgcgatctattggaccggcaacgtattttagaaaaaaagttaaattgctacaagattaaaagataagtttattatgtttattttactattgttcttaaaatttatcatttagGTCATCTTAGTATATAATTGATTAACAATGACCTAAATGCATAATGGTATGAACACAAAATACTTAAaacggaattaggtaataaaacaattatttaatgcctgaacagtcaatagaattttttacctttgtgcagggaacagctcagttgGCCttgggcaatagatcatactgagctgttccctacACCTCAGGAAAAATAttcgggtctattgactgctcaagcattaaataattgtataatataaactTGATGAGTGTTCAATTAATCTACTTACTCTCTTCGTCCGTCACCATGGCACCA
This genomic interval carries:
- the LOC105342438 gene encoding tripartite motif-containing protein 3-like, which gives rise to MDPVRNWAQDVLRCHLCETPVPPLYCDICKKHVCKACVGEHFSDESTEHKVVPFKSLGSATTCQKHSSKICELYCEQCDIPICLQCISSGEHEQHKKNSILENFETKKAVLKRDLQELEESIDPKYREIAINISDQKTDLNKNSRKLKIAIDKHGEDLHREIDIMIQKLKSDLDEIDSKQLVVLTKQENDIKRTISEITGIISDLKKQLNSNTVNIVSSYKSRNAEFRRLPPKLTVCLPSFTAHKINREQLYQQFGSLTESSIETEEHGYTMDSPSAESSRPDRPLIDVPWIITEINTEQRDLKSVSCLSDEKIWTSGNENIMRLYNLRGELVKSVQTKSGKAPYDIAVTSSGDLVYTDRDDRSVNIVKKTQIQTVIRLQGWIPDSVCSSSSGDLLVVMESNDFNKVKVVRYSGSTEKQSIQLSYKGKPFFTLFGISNKYICENRNQDICVSDSKAESVMVVSQAGKLRFTYTGPPSTTEGSFIPRGITTDSQGRILTADANNQCIHIIDQDGQFLRYIDNCHLQRPWGLCVDSRDNLFVAENNTSKVKKIQYNH